The sequence GCGTGAGCGCCGCGATCAGGCGGTGTTCAGCTCCCGGTAGACGGCGGGGACCACTGCGCGCAGGTACCGCCCGAGGCGGATGAACGACTCGCCGGTCTCCCGGAAGCGGTAGCTGATCGGGACCTCGGCGTACCGGTACCCCTTGGCCAGCAGGTCGAGGGTGAGGACCTGGGCGTAGTTGAAGTCGTGGACGATCTCCGCTGCGGCCGCTGCGGCCGGCGACAACGCCCGGTAGCCGCTCTGCCCGTCGCTCACCGGGTGGCGGGAGACGATCCGCAGCAGCGCCGT is a genomic window of Actinomycetota bacterium containing:
- a CDS encoding glycosyltransferase family 2 protein, whose protein sequence is AVVRFAANRGLGAAVRRGLAEAVDREAAAVAFCDADGEYAPEELEALVAPILDGTADYVVGTRFGGRIQRMLPHRRVGNLVLTALLRIVSRHPVSDGQSGYRALSPAAAAAAEIVHDFNYAQVLTLDLLAKGYRYAEVPISYRFRETGESFIRLGRYLRAVVPAVYRELNTA